One Algibacter sp. L3A6 genomic region harbors:
- a CDS encoding RluA family pseudouridine synthase, whose protein sequence is MSTKILSNKDNLQVIFEDNHIIIVNKRAGDIVQGDKTGDKPLSEVVKEYIAQKYNKPGNVYLGVVHRLDRPTTGIIVFSKTSKALPRLNKLFADKEAKKTYWAVVKNAPPKNADTLTHWLKKNPKNNKSYAHNKEVNESKKAILHYKTLKKLDRYILLEINLETGRHHQIRSQLSTIGCQIKGDLKYGFDRSNKDASIHLHARHLSFIHPVKKEPIQITAPLPKDPIWDACTA, encoded by the coding sequence ATGTCTACCAAAATACTATCAAATAAAGACAACCTTCAGGTCATTTTTGAAGATAACCACATAATTATTGTCAATAAACGCGCGGGAGATATTGTACAAGGCGATAAAACTGGCGACAAACCATTAAGCGAAGTTGTTAAAGAATATATTGCTCAAAAATACAACAAACCAGGCAACGTCTATCTAGGCGTTGTCCATAGGTTAGATAGGCCAACTACGGGAATTATTGTCTTCTCCAAAACCAGCAAAGCCCTACCGCGGTTAAACAAGCTTTTTGCCGATAAGGAAGCTAAAAAAACCTATTGGGCTGTAGTGAAAAATGCGCCACCGAAAAACGCAGACACGCTTACGCATTGGCTAAAAAAGAACCCTAAAAATAACAAATCTTACGCGCATAATAAAGAAGTGAATGAGAGCAAAAAAGCCATTCTTCATTACAAAACGCTAAAAAAACTAGACCGTTACATTCTGCTAGAAATCAATTTAGAAACAGGCAGACATCATCAAATACGCTCGCAATTATCAACTATTGGTTGCCAAATAAAAGGCGATTTAAAATACGGTTTTGATAGAAGTAATAAAGACGCAAGCATCCATTTACATGCACGACATTTAAGCTTTATTCACCCTGTAAAAAAAGAACCTATTCAAATTACAGCACCTTTACCTAAAGATCCAATTTGGGATGCATGCACTGCTTAA